TCCCAACCGCTAACCTTTACCTTTCCAACGAGTCCTTTCTCCTCAATGAGCTTCAAGGCGGGCTGAGTTCCTATAGGACCAAGGGTGAATATCGCATCCGTATCAGGGTGGCGAGAGAGATAGCTTGCCATTATACCAACAGCCTTGGTCGGATTAGTCGTTATATCAATCTCCTCAACGGGTATTCCCTTCTTGGAAAAGACATCCTTTATACCCTTTGCTCTAAGCTCAAGACCGGTATGCCCTGGCTCATGGATCGCAACGATCGCCCTCTTTGGGGTGAACTCCTTGAGCATTCTCCTTGCAGCCTCCACTCCACCTCTGTACTCGTCCATTCCAACATAGCACAGGTATGGGATCCTCTTATCAGGCGGTCTCGTATCGGGAACGTTTATGGCTATAACCGGTATACCCATCTTTATAGCCTTCCTCAAGGGCTCATCGAGCGCTACCGCGTTCGTTATTGTAACTATTAAGCCATCCGGCTTCGCAGATATGGCACTATTAAGCATGTCGACAAGCTTCTTTATGGAGAACTTCTCCGGACCGAGGTAGGTGGCTTTAACACCGAACCTCTTGGCTGCATCCTCCATTCCTTTCATAACTACTCCCCAGAAGGGATCGCCGGGGCCTCCGTGGGAAACCACATAGAACCTAAGCTGCTTAGCCAAGGCCGCAGATGGATAGAGAGCCAGGGTGAACGCTCCGATGACCAATGCCGTTAAAACCAAGCCAACCCACAGTTTCCGCATGGGGGAAACACCTCCTTGCGTTTTTAGGATTCCTCCCAGAAGAGCTCCCTTACCATCCTATAAACGCATTCTTCTAAAGATGGCTTGGGAAGCATTTCTCCTGAGAACCACCAGCTATAGCCGAGCTTAAGAAGCTCATTTACGATCCTTTCAAGATCCAAATGACCATATCCTGGAGCCCACCTGTTTGAATCCGCTATATGTACATAACGCAGAAGGCGATGAGCCACAGCAAGTCTCATGGACTCAAATATGCTTCTTTCCTCTATATTCATGTGAAAGGTATCGGCAAGAAGGAATAGCCTCTCGCTTCCAAGATCTTTTATCCATTTTATAGCTTCTGGCACGGTATTTATAAGATCGGTCTCATATCTATTTATGGGCTCGATAAGTATGTTAACCTCGTGTTTCTCCGCGAGCTCGAGAACCTCGAGCATGGAAGAAGTAAGGGTTTTCATTGCTTTTTCAACGCTTCCCTCGCTTTTTCCTCTTATAAGGCCTACGATTATGTATGGATTTCCCGGCATATTCTTAGACAGTTTCATGTGAGACTCAAGACGAGCTATAGCTTTCTCTCTAATTTCAGGGTCAGGAGAGGAAAGTGAAAGCCCCTCGTCAACGAAAGCTTGCCCTGTACCT
This DNA window, taken from Synergistota bacterium, encodes the following:
- a CDS encoding sugar ABC transporter substrate-binding protein encodes the protein MRKLWVGLVLTALVIGAFTLALYPSAALAKQLRFYVVSHGGPGDPFWGVVMKGMEDAAKRFGVKATYLGPEKFSIKKLVDMLNSAISAKPDGLIVTITNAVALDEPLRKAIKMGIPVIAINVPDTRPPDKRIPYLCYVGMDEYRGGVEAARRMLKEFTPKRAIVAIHEPGHTGLELRAKGIKDVFSKKGIPVEEIDITTNPTKAVGIMASYLSRHPDTDAIFTLGPIGTQPALKLIEEKGLVGKVKVSGWDLTPLMIEAIKKGELLFTVEQQQYLQGYLPIVFLYLYNKYGLVPHGTVLTGPSIVDKSNVDLVAKMVKAGYR
- a CDS encoding sugar phosphate isomerase/epimerase; protein product: MYSLSFAVSLQETSFEAIEKLGKDFLLLLNLYGFHGVEFAIRDPEKVDLSSINPLLEKLDLKVSAIGTGQAFVDEGLSLSSPDPEIREKAIARLESHMKLSKNMPGNPYIIVGLIRGKSEGSVEKAMKTLTSSMLEVLELAEKHEVNILIEPINRYETDLINTVPEAIKWIKDLGSERLFLLADTFHMNIEERSIFESMRLAVAHRLLRYVHIADSNRWAPGYGHLDLERIVNELLKLGYSWWFSGEMLPKPSLEECVYRMVRELFWEES